One region of Gorilla gorilla gorilla isolate KB3781 chromosome 13, NHGRI_mGorGor1-v2.1_pri, whole genome shotgun sequence genomic DNA includes:
- the KIF12 gene encoding kinesin-like protein KIF12 isoform X3 — MEERGSPDGDLARSLEQGPEGPETPIQVVLRVRPMSAAELRRGQQSVLHCSGTRTLQVSPPGGGPEVAFRFGAVLDAARTQEDVFRACGVRRLGELALRGFSCTVFTFGQTGSGKTYTLTGPPPQGEGVPVPPSLAGIMQRTFAWLLDRVQHLGAPVTLRASYLEIYNEQVRDLLSLGSPRPLPVRWNKTRGFYVEQLRVVEFGSLEALMELLQTGLSRRRSSAHTLNQASSRSHALLTIYISRQTAQQMPSVDPGEPPVGGKLCFVDLAGSEKVAATGSRGELMLEANSINRSLLALGHCISLLLDPQRKQSHIPFRDSKLTKLLADSLGGRGVTLMVACVSPSAQCLPETLSTLRYASRAQRVTTRPQAPKSPVAKQPQRLETEMLQLQEENRRLQFQLDQMDCKASGLSGARVAWAQRNLYGMLQEFMLENERLRKEKSQLQNSRDLARNEQRILAQQVHALERRLLSACYHHQQGPGLTPPCPCLMAPAPPCHVSLTAQPGGVTSRDVMEPLTHLFAGTATPLLLPLLPHLPTVSSAPGPLGLPARGAPPAPVTPQAPRFIPASLLGSEESEIDQTWFLLSGGF; from the exons ATGGAAGAACGCGGGTCACCGGACGG GGATCTCGCGCGGAGCCTGGAGCAAGGGCCAGAGGGGCCGGAAACGCCCATCCAGGTGGTGCTCAG GGTACGTCCCATGAGCGCGGCCGAGCTGCGTCGAGGGCAGCAGAGCGTGCTGCACTGCTCAGGGACCCGGACTCTGCAG GTGAGCCCTCCAGGCGGGGGTCCAGAAGTGGCGTTCCGCTTCGGTGCGGTGCTAGACGCGGCGCGCACGCAGGAGGACGTGTTCCGGGCGTGCGGCGTGCGGCGCCTGGGGGAGCTGGCGCTGCGCGG CTTCTCCTGCACTGTTTTCACCTTTGGCCAGACGGGCTCTGGGAAGACCTACACCCTGACTGGACCCCCTCCCCAG GGGGAGGGGGTGCCTGTACCCCCCAGCCTGGCTGGCATCATGCAGAGGACCTTCGCCTGGCTGTTGGACCGCGTGCAGCACCTGGGTGCCCCTGTCACCCTTCGCGCCTCTTATCTGGAGATCTACAATGAGCAG gttcGGGACTTGCTGAGCCTGGGGTCTCCCCGGCCCCTCCCTGTTCGCTGGAACAAGACTCGGGGCTTCTATGTGGAGCAGCTGCGGGTGGTGGAATTTGGGAGTCTGGAGGCCCTGATGGAACTTTTGCAAACGG GTCTCAGCCGTCGAAGGAGCTCAGCCCACACCCTGAACCAGGCCTCCAGCCGAAGCCATGCCCTGCTCACCATTTACATCAGCCGTCAAACT GCCCAGCAGATGCCTTCTGTGGACCCTGGGGAGCCCCCTGTTGGTGGGAAGCTGTGCTTTGTGGACCTGGCAGGCAGCGAGAAGGTAGCAGCCACGGGATCCCGTGGGGAGCTGATGCTTGAGGCTAACAGCATCAACCGAAGCCTGCTGGCCCTGG GTCACTGCATCTCCCTGCTGCTGGACCCACAGCGGAAGCAGAGCCACATCCCTTTCCGGGACAGCAAGCTCACCAAGTTGCTGGCAGACTCACTGGGAGGGCGCGGGGTCACCCTCATG GTGGCCTGCGTGTCCCCCTCAGCCCAGTGCCTTCCTGAGACTCTCAGCACCCTGCGATATGCAAGCCGAGCTCAGCGGGTCACCACCCGGCCACAGGCCCCCAAG TCTCCTGTGGCAAAGCAGCCCCAGCGTTTGGAGACAGAGATGCTGCAGCTCCAGGAGGAGAACCGtcgcctgcagttccagctggACCAAATGGACTGCAAGG CCTCAGGGCTCAGTGGGGCCCGGGTGGCCTGGGCCCAGCGGAACCTGTATGGGATGCTACAGGAGTTCATGCTGGAGAATGAGAGGCTCAG GAAAGAAAAGAGCCAGCTGCAGAATAGCCGAGACCTGGCCCGGAATGAGCAGCGCATCCTGGCCCAGCAGGTCCATGCACTAGAGAG GCGTCTCCTCTCTGCCTGCTACCATCACCAGCAGGGTCCTGGCCTGACCCCACCGTGTCCCTGCTTGATGGCCCCAGCTCCCCCTTGCCATGTGAGTCTCACGGCCCAGCCTGGAGGAGTGACAAGTAGGGATGTCATGGAGCCTCTGACGCACCTTTTTGCAGGCACTGCCACCCCTCTACTCCTGCCCCTGCTGCCACATCTGCCCACTGTGTCGAGTGCCCCTGGCCCACTGGGCCTGCCTGCCAGGGGAGCACCACCTGCCCCAG TAACTCCCCAAGCTCCTCGCTTTATACCAGCCTCTCTTCTGGGCTCTGAGGAGTCAGAAATAGACCAGACATGGTTCCTGCTCTCAGGAGGCTTCTAG
- the KIF12 gene encoding kinesin-like protein KIF12 isoform X1 → MEERGSPDGDLARSLEQGPEGPETPIQVVLRVRPMSAAELRRGQQSVLHCSGTRTLQVSPPGGGPEVAFRFGAVLDAARTQEDVFRACGVRRLGELALRGFSCTVFTFGQTGSGKTYTLTGPPPQGEGVPVPPSLAGIMQRTFAWLLDRVQHLGAPVTLRASYLEIYNEQVRDLLSLGSPRPLPVRWNKTRGFYVEQLRVVEFGSLEALMELLQTGLSRRRSSAHTLNQASSRSHALLTIYISRQTAQQMPSVDPGEPPVGGKLCFVDLAGSEKVAATGSRGELMLEANSINRSLLALGHCISLLLDPQRKQSHIPFRDSKLTKLLADSLGGRGVTLMVACVSPSAQCLPETLSTLRYASRAQRVTTRPQAPKSPVAKQPQRLETEMLQLQEENRRLQFQLDQMDCKASGLSGARVAWAQRNLYGMLQEFMLENERLRKEKSQLQNSRDLARNEQRILAQQVHALERRLLSACYHHQQGPGLTPPCPCLMAPAPPCHALPPLYSCPCCHICPLCRVPLAHWACLPGEHHLPQVLDPEASGGRPPSARPPPWAPPCSPGSAKCPRERSHSDWTQTRVLAEMLTEEEVVPSAPPLPVRPPKTSPGLRGASACPDVGPGFQTWPRDWRPSETRLAAPCDVAAASHPAVRAHGAQAKSSLPIEGQVGTQETAV, encoded by the exons ATGGAAGAACGCGGGTCACCGGACGG GGATCTCGCGCGGAGCCTGGAGCAAGGGCCAGAGGGGCCGGAAACGCCCATCCAGGTGGTGCTCAG GGTACGTCCCATGAGCGCGGCCGAGCTGCGTCGAGGGCAGCAGAGCGTGCTGCACTGCTCAGGGACCCGGACTCTGCAG GTGAGCCCTCCAGGCGGGGGTCCAGAAGTGGCGTTCCGCTTCGGTGCGGTGCTAGACGCGGCGCGCACGCAGGAGGACGTGTTCCGGGCGTGCGGCGTGCGGCGCCTGGGGGAGCTGGCGCTGCGCGG CTTCTCCTGCACTGTTTTCACCTTTGGCCAGACGGGCTCTGGGAAGACCTACACCCTGACTGGACCCCCTCCCCAG GGGGAGGGGGTGCCTGTACCCCCCAGCCTGGCTGGCATCATGCAGAGGACCTTCGCCTGGCTGTTGGACCGCGTGCAGCACCTGGGTGCCCCTGTCACCCTTCGCGCCTCTTATCTGGAGATCTACAATGAGCAG gttcGGGACTTGCTGAGCCTGGGGTCTCCCCGGCCCCTCCCTGTTCGCTGGAACAAGACTCGGGGCTTCTATGTGGAGCAGCTGCGGGTGGTGGAATTTGGGAGTCTGGAGGCCCTGATGGAACTTTTGCAAACGG GTCTCAGCCGTCGAAGGAGCTCAGCCCACACCCTGAACCAGGCCTCCAGCCGAAGCCATGCCCTGCTCACCATTTACATCAGCCGTCAAACT GCCCAGCAGATGCCTTCTGTGGACCCTGGGGAGCCCCCTGTTGGTGGGAAGCTGTGCTTTGTGGACCTGGCAGGCAGCGAGAAGGTAGCAGCCACGGGATCCCGTGGGGAGCTGATGCTTGAGGCTAACAGCATCAACCGAAGCCTGCTGGCCCTGG GTCACTGCATCTCCCTGCTGCTGGACCCACAGCGGAAGCAGAGCCACATCCCTTTCCGGGACAGCAAGCTCACCAAGTTGCTGGCAGACTCACTGGGAGGGCGCGGGGTCACCCTCATG GTGGCCTGCGTGTCCCCCTCAGCCCAGTGCCTTCCTGAGACTCTCAGCACCCTGCGATATGCAAGCCGAGCTCAGCGGGTCACCACCCGGCCACAGGCCCCCAAG TCTCCTGTGGCAAAGCAGCCCCAGCGTTTGGAGACAGAGATGCTGCAGCTCCAGGAGGAGAACCGtcgcctgcagttccagctggACCAAATGGACTGCAAGG CCTCAGGGCTCAGTGGGGCCCGGGTGGCCTGGGCCCAGCGGAACCTGTATGGGATGCTACAGGAGTTCATGCTGGAGAATGAGAGGCTCAG GAAAGAAAAGAGCCAGCTGCAGAATAGCCGAGACCTGGCCCGGAATGAGCAGCGCATCCTGGCCCAGCAGGTCCATGCACTAGAGAG GCGTCTCCTCTCTGCCTGCTACCATCACCAGCAGGGTCCTGGCCTGACCCCACCGTGTCCCTGCTTGATGGCCCCAGCTCCCCCTTGCCAT GCACTGCCACCCCTCTACTCCTGCCCCTGCTGCCACATCTGCCCACTGTGTCGAGTGCCCCTGGCCCACTGGGCCTGCCTGCCAGGGGAGCACCACCTGCCCCAG GTGTTGGACCCTGAGGCCTCAGGTGGCAGGCCCCCATCTGCCCGGCCCCCACCCTGGGCACCCCCATGCAGCCCTGGCTCTGCCAAGTGCCCAAGAGAGAG GAGTCACAGTGACTGGACTCAGACCCGAGTCCTGGCAGAGATGTTGACGGAGGAGGAGGTGGTACCTTCTGCACCTCCCCTGCCTGTGAGGCCCCCGAAGACATCACCAGGGCTCAGAg GAGCATCTGCGTGCCCAGAT GTGGGGCCGGGGTTCCAAACCTGGCCCAGAGACTGGAGGCCCTCAGAGACCAGATTGGCAGCTCCCTGCGACGTGGCCGCAGCCAGCCACCCTGCAGTGAGGGCGCACGGAGCCCAGGCCAAGTCCTCCCTCCCCATTGAAGGCCAAGTGGGAACCCAGGAgactgctgtgtga
- the KIF12 gene encoding kinesin-like protein KIF12 isoform X4 produces MEERGSPDGDLARSLEQGPEGPETPIQVVLRVRPMSAAELRRGQQSVLHCSGTRTLQVSPPGGGPEVAFRFGAVLDAARTQEDVFRACGVRRLGELALRGFSCTVFTFGQTGSGKTYTLTGPPPQGEGVPVPPSLAGIMQRTFAWLLDRVQHLGAPVTLRASYLEIYNEQVRDLLSLGSPRPLPVRWNKTRGFYVEQLRVVEFGSLEALMELLQTGLSRRRSSAHTLNQASSRSHALLTIYISRQTAQQMPSVDPGEPPVGGKLCFVDLAGSEKVAATGSRGELMLEANSINRSLLALGHCISLLLDPQRKQSHIPFRDSKLTKLLADSLGGRGVTLMVACVSPSAQCLPETLSTLRYASRAQRVTTRPQAPKSPVAKQPQRLETEMLQLQEENRRLQFQLDQMDCKASGLSGARVAWAQRNLYGMLQEFMLENERLRKEKSQLQNSRDLARNEQRILAQQVHALERHCHPSTPAPAATSAHCVECPWPTGPACQGSTTCPRCWTLRPQVAGPHLPGPHPGHPHAALALPSAQERGVTVTGLRPESWQRC; encoded by the exons ATGGAAGAACGCGGGTCACCGGACGG GGATCTCGCGCGGAGCCTGGAGCAAGGGCCAGAGGGGCCGGAAACGCCCATCCAGGTGGTGCTCAG GGTACGTCCCATGAGCGCGGCCGAGCTGCGTCGAGGGCAGCAGAGCGTGCTGCACTGCTCAGGGACCCGGACTCTGCAG GTGAGCCCTCCAGGCGGGGGTCCAGAAGTGGCGTTCCGCTTCGGTGCGGTGCTAGACGCGGCGCGCACGCAGGAGGACGTGTTCCGGGCGTGCGGCGTGCGGCGCCTGGGGGAGCTGGCGCTGCGCGG CTTCTCCTGCACTGTTTTCACCTTTGGCCAGACGGGCTCTGGGAAGACCTACACCCTGACTGGACCCCCTCCCCAG GGGGAGGGGGTGCCTGTACCCCCCAGCCTGGCTGGCATCATGCAGAGGACCTTCGCCTGGCTGTTGGACCGCGTGCAGCACCTGGGTGCCCCTGTCACCCTTCGCGCCTCTTATCTGGAGATCTACAATGAGCAG gttcGGGACTTGCTGAGCCTGGGGTCTCCCCGGCCCCTCCCTGTTCGCTGGAACAAGACTCGGGGCTTCTATGTGGAGCAGCTGCGGGTGGTGGAATTTGGGAGTCTGGAGGCCCTGATGGAACTTTTGCAAACGG GTCTCAGCCGTCGAAGGAGCTCAGCCCACACCCTGAACCAGGCCTCCAGCCGAAGCCATGCCCTGCTCACCATTTACATCAGCCGTCAAACT GCCCAGCAGATGCCTTCTGTGGACCCTGGGGAGCCCCCTGTTGGTGGGAAGCTGTGCTTTGTGGACCTGGCAGGCAGCGAGAAGGTAGCAGCCACGGGATCCCGTGGGGAGCTGATGCTTGAGGCTAACAGCATCAACCGAAGCCTGCTGGCCCTGG GTCACTGCATCTCCCTGCTGCTGGACCCACAGCGGAAGCAGAGCCACATCCCTTTCCGGGACAGCAAGCTCACCAAGTTGCTGGCAGACTCACTGGGAGGGCGCGGGGTCACCCTCATG GTGGCCTGCGTGTCCCCCTCAGCCCAGTGCCTTCCTGAGACTCTCAGCACCCTGCGATATGCAAGCCGAGCTCAGCGGGTCACCACCCGGCCACAGGCCCCCAAG TCTCCTGTGGCAAAGCAGCCCCAGCGTTTGGAGACAGAGATGCTGCAGCTCCAGGAGGAGAACCGtcgcctgcagttccagctggACCAAATGGACTGCAAGG CCTCAGGGCTCAGTGGGGCCCGGGTGGCCTGGGCCCAGCGGAACCTGTATGGGATGCTACAGGAGTTCATGCTGGAGAATGAGAGGCTCAG GAAAGAAAAGAGCCAGCTGCAGAATAGCCGAGACCTGGCCCGGAATGAGCAGCGCATCCTGGCCCAGCAGGTCCATGCACTAGAGAG GCACTGCCACCCCTCTACTCCTGCCCCTGCTGCCACATCTGCCCACTGTGTCGAGTGCCCCTGGCCCACTGGGCCTGCCTGCCAGGGGAGCACCACCTGCCCCAG GTGTTGGACCCTGAGGCCTCAGGTGGCAGGCCCCCATCTGCCCGGCCCCCACCCTGGGCACCCCCATGCAGCCCTGGCTCTGCCAAGTGCCCAAGAGAGAG GAGTCACAGTGACTGGACTCAGACCCGAGTCCTGGCAGAGATGTTGA
- the KIF12 gene encoding kinesin-like protein KIF12 isoform X2 produces the protein MEERGSPDGDLARSLEQGPEGPETPIQVVLRVRPMSAAELRRGQQSVLHCSGTRTLQVSPPGGGPEVAFRFGAVLDAARTQEDVFRACGVRRLGELALRGFSCTVFTFGQTGSGKTYTLTGPPPQGEGVPVPPSLAGIMQRTFAWLLDRVQHLGAPVTLRASYLEIYNEQVRDLLSLGSPRPLPVRWNKTRGFYVEQLRVVEFGSLEALMELLQTGLSRRRSSAHTLNQASSRSHALLTIYISRQTAQQMPSVDPGEPPVGGKLCFVDLAGSEKVAATGSRGELMLEANSINRSLLALGHCISLLLDPQRKQSHIPFRDSKLTKLLADSLGGRGVTLMVACVSPSAQCLPETLSTLRYASRAQRVTTRPQAPKSPVAKQPQRLETEMLQLQEENRRLQFQLDQMDCKASGLSGARVAWAQRNLYGMLQEFMLENERLRKEKSQLQNSRDLARNEQRILAQQVHALERRLLSACYHHQQGPGLTPPCPCLMAPAPPCHALPPLYSCPCCHICPLCRVPLAHWACLPGEHHLPQVLDPEASGGRPPSARPPPWAPPCSPGSAKCPRERSHSDWTQTRVLAEMLTEEEVVPSAPPLPVRPPKTSPGLRGGAGVPNLAQRLEALRDQIGSSLRRGRSQPPCSEGARSPGQVLPPH, from the exons ATGGAAGAACGCGGGTCACCGGACGG GGATCTCGCGCGGAGCCTGGAGCAAGGGCCAGAGGGGCCGGAAACGCCCATCCAGGTGGTGCTCAG GGTACGTCCCATGAGCGCGGCCGAGCTGCGTCGAGGGCAGCAGAGCGTGCTGCACTGCTCAGGGACCCGGACTCTGCAG GTGAGCCCTCCAGGCGGGGGTCCAGAAGTGGCGTTCCGCTTCGGTGCGGTGCTAGACGCGGCGCGCACGCAGGAGGACGTGTTCCGGGCGTGCGGCGTGCGGCGCCTGGGGGAGCTGGCGCTGCGCGG CTTCTCCTGCACTGTTTTCACCTTTGGCCAGACGGGCTCTGGGAAGACCTACACCCTGACTGGACCCCCTCCCCAG GGGGAGGGGGTGCCTGTACCCCCCAGCCTGGCTGGCATCATGCAGAGGACCTTCGCCTGGCTGTTGGACCGCGTGCAGCACCTGGGTGCCCCTGTCACCCTTCGCGCCTCTTATCTGGAGATCTACAATGAGCAG gttcGGGACTTGCTGAGCCTGGGGTCTCCCCGGCCCCTCCCTGTTCGCTGGAACAAGACTCGGGGCTTCTATGTGGAGCAGCTGCGGGTGGTGGAATTTGGGAGTCTGGAGGCCCTGATGGAACTTTTGCAAACGG GTCTCAGCCGTCGAAGGAGCTCAGCCCACACCCTGAACCAGGCCTCCAGCCGAAGCCATGCCCTGCTCACCATTTACATCAGCCGTCAAACT GCCCAGCAGATGCCTTCTGTGGACCCTGGGGAGCCCCCTGTTGGTGGGAAGCTGTGCTTTGTGGACCTGGCAGGCAGCGAGAAGGTAGCAGCCACGGGATCCCGTGGGGAGCTGATGCTTGAGGCTAACAGCATCAACCGAAGCCTGCTGGCCCTGG GTCACTGCATCTCCCTGCTGCTGGACCCACAGCGGAAGCAGAGCCACATCCCTTTCCGGGACAGCAAGCTCACCAAGTTGCTGGCAGACTCACTGGGAGGGCGCGGGGTCACCCTCATG GTGGCCTGCGTGTCCCCCTCAGCCCAGTGCCTTCCTGAGACTCTCAGCACCCTGCGATATGCAAGCCGAGCTCAGCGGGTCACCACCCGGCCACAGGCCCCCAAG TCTCCTGTGGCAAAGCAGCCCCAGCGTTTGGAGACAGAGATGCTGCAGCTCCAGGAGGAGAACCGtcgcctgcagttccagctggACCAAATGGACTGCAAGG CCTCAGGGCTCAGTGGGGCCCGGGTGGCCTGGGCCCAGCGGAACCTGTATGGGATGCTACAGGAGTTCATGCTGGAGAATGAGAGGCTCAG GAAAGAAAAGAGCCAGCTGCAGAATAGCCGAGACCTGGCCCGGAATGAGCAGCGCATCCTGGCCCAGCAGGTCCATGCACTAGAGAG GCGTCTCCTCTCTGCCTGCTACCATCACCAGCAGGGTCCTGGCCTGACCCCACCGTGTCCCTGCTTGATGGCCCCAGCTCCCCCTTGCCAT GCACTGCCACCCCTCTACTCCTGCCCCTGCTGCCACATCTGCCCACTGTGTCGAGTGCCCCTGGCCCACTGGGCCTGCCTGCCAGGGGAGCACCACCTGCCCCAG GTGTTGGACCCTGAGGCCTCAGGTGGCAGGCCCCCATCTGCCCGGCCCCCACCCTGGGCACCCCCATGCAGCCCTGGCTCTGCCAAGTGCCCAAGAGAGAG GAGTCACAGTGACTGGACTCAGACCCGAGTCCTGGCAGAGATGTTGACGGAGGAGGAGGTGGTACCTTCTGCACCTCCCCTGCCTGTGAGGCCCCCGAAGACATCACCAGGGCTCAGAg GTGGGGCCGGGGTTCCAAACCTGGCCCAGAGACTGGAGGCCCTCAGAGACCAGATTGGCAGCTCCCTGCGACGTGGCCGCAGCCAGCCACCCTGCAGTGAGGGCGCACGGAGCCCAGGCCAAGTCCTCCCTCCCCATTGA
- the KIF12 gene encoding kinesin-like protein KIF12 isoform X5, whose protein sequence is MEERGSPDGDLARSLEQGPEGPETPIQVVLRVRPMSAAELRRGQQSVLHCSGTRTLQVSPPGGGPEVAFRFGAVLDAARTQEDVFRACGVRRLGELALRGFSCTVFTFGQTGSGKTYTLTGPPPQGEGVPVPPSLAGIMQRTFAWLLDRVQHLGAPVTLRASYLEIYNEQVRDLLSLGSPRPLPVRWNKTRGFYVEQLRVVEFGSLEALMELLQTGLSRRRSSAHTLNQASSRSHALLTIYISRQTAQQMPSVDPGEPPVGGKLCFVDLAGSEKVAATGSRGELMLEANSINRSLLALGHCISLLLDPQRKQSHIPFRDSKLTKLLADSLGGRGVTLMVACVSPSAQCLPETLSTLRYASRAQRVTTRPQAPKSPVAKQPQRLETEMLQLQEENRRLQFQLDQMDCKASGLSGARVAWAQRNLYGMLQEFMLENERLRKEKSQLQNSRDLARNEQRILAQQVHALERRLLSACYHHQQGPGLTPPCPCLMAPAPPCHALPPLYSCPCCHICPLCRVPLAHWACLPGEHHLPQ, encoded by the exons ATGGAAGAACGCGGGTCACCGGACGG GGATCTCGCGCGGAGCCTGGAGCAAGGGCCAGAGGGGCCGGAAACGCCCATCCAGGTGGTGCTCAG GGTACGTCCCATGAGCGCGGCCGAGCTGCGTCGAGGGCAGCAGAGCGTGCTGCACTGCTCAGGGACCCGGACTCTGCAG GTGAGCCCTCCAGGCGGGGGTCCAGAAGTGGCGTTCCGCTTCGGTGCGGTGCTAGACGCGGCGCGCACGCAGGAGGACGTGTTCCGGGCGTGCGGCGTGCGGCGCCTGGGGGAGCTGGCGCTGCGCGG CTTCTCCTGCACTGTTTTCACCTTTGGCCAGACGGGCTCTGGGAAGACCTACACCCTGACTGGACCCCCTCCCCAG GGGGAGGGGGTGCCTGTACCCCCCAGCCTGGCTGGCATCATGCAGAGGACCTTCGCCTGGCTGTTGGACCGCGTGCAGCACCTGGGTGCCCCTGTCACCCTTCGCGCCTCTTATCTGGAGATCTACAATGAGCAG gttcGGGACTTGCTGAGCCTGGGGTCTCCCCGGCCCCTCCCTGTTCGCTGGAACAAGACTCGGGGCTTCTATGTGGAGCAGCTGCGGGTGGTGGAATTTGGGAGTCTGGAGGCCCTGATGGAACTTTTGCAAACGG GTCTCAGCCGTCGAAGGAGCTCAGCCCACACCCTGAACCAGGCCTCCAGCCGAAGCCATGCCCTGCTCACCATTTACATCAGCCGTCAAACT GCCCAGCAGATGCCTTCTGTGGACCCTGGGGAGCCCCCTGTTGGTGGGAAGCTGTGCTTTGTGGACCTGGCAGGCAGCGAGAAGGTAGCAGCCACGGGATCCCGTGGGGAGCTGATGCTTGAGGCTAACAGCATCAACCGAAGCCTGCTGGCCCTGG GTCACTGCATCTCCCTGCTGCTGGACCCACAGCGGAAGCAGAGCCACATCCCTTTCCGGGACAGCAAGCTCACCAAGTTGCTGGCAGACTCACTGGGAGGGCGCGGGGTCACCCTCATG GTGGCCTGCGTGTCCCCCTCAGCCCAGTGCCTTCCTGAGACTCTCAGCACCCTGCGATATGCAAGCCGAGCTCAGCGGGTCACCACCCGGCCACAGGCCCCCAAG TCTCCTGTGGCAAAGCAGCCCCAGCGTTTGGAGACAGAGATGCTGCAGCTCCAGGAGGAGAACCGtcgcctgcagttccagctggACCAAATGGACTGCAAGG CCTCAGGGCTCAGTGGGGCCCGGGTGGCCTGGGCCCAGCGGAACCTGTATGGGATGCTACAGGAGTTCATGCTGGAGAATGAGAGGCTCAG GAAAGAAAAGAGCCAGCTGCAGAATAGCCGAGACCTGGCCCGGAATGAGCAGCGCATCCTGGCCCAGCAGGTCCATGCACTAGAGAG GCGTCTCCTCTCTGCCTGCTACCATCACCAGCAGGGTCCTGGCCTGACCCCACCGTGTCCCTGCTTGATGGCCCCAGCTCCCCCTTGCCAT GCACTGCCACCCCTCTACTCCTGCCCCTGCTGCCACATCTGCCCACTGTGTCGAGTGCCCCTGGCCCACTGGGCCTGCCTGCCAGGGGAGCACCACCTGCCCCAG TAA